The Deinococcus aerophilus region CCCGCCACAGAAACAACCAGCGTGCCCGGCAGCTCCCGGATCTAAGCGTACCCCGGCCTCCTGGTCACTGATGCTTCACTACTTGTTTCTGGCCCTGTCCCTGACAGCTACCTTGCCTGGGGCTCCGACCACGCCGGCACAACTGGGGACGTCAATAAGCCTGCGCAGCAATGAAGAGGGCCGTCTGGTGCTGATCCGTGGCGCGCAGACCAGCGGCGTGGAAACCTACAAAAGTAAATCTGGCCTCACCCACCTGCGGTTTCGTCTGACCTCGGGCGGCGCCAGCTACGCGGCCATCGCTTACGAGAACCAATGGACCCCGGCCCTGCGCCGCGCCCTCGAGGCGGGGCGCGTTGACGCCGCTGGCGTGTGGGAAACCTTCCAGGGCGCGCCCTCGTTCACGCTGAAATACGTGGTGGCGCCCCTTTCCACTGCCACCACTACCGCAGCCCGTAACCTGCTGCGCATTCGCGATGCCTTTGTTCCCGAGGGCAGCGTGCAGAAAATCACCAGGGCCCAGAACGTGACCTTCACTTTCTTGGTGGGCAGCGAAATTTATCAGGGCGTCATGTACGCGGGGAGCTGGAACTCAGCGGCGCTGGACCTCCTGCTCAGCGGCCGGGTTACCCTGTACGGGCACTGGGAAACGTTTGAGGGCCGCCCCAGCTTTGTGACCACCCGGGTCACCCCGTGAGCCACACCCACGAAGCTGCAGAACCCACCGGGCCGCAGGACACCGCCGGGGCCGGGCCTGCGCCGAGACCCGGGATGCGCTGGCCCGTGATGGCCCTGGGCGCGCTGCTGCTCACGGTTATGGCTGCGGGCGTCTGGCAGGGTCAGCGGTTTTTTCAGCCAAGCTCCAGCATGTCGGTCCAGAGCGCCGGCGCTGGCCTGATGCCGCCGCAGGAGACTGAAGAGCTTGAGTCCACTGCCCCTGGGCCGCGTGACGTCCTGAGTGAATCTGTTGTCGCCCTGGACGAAGATCTCCCTGGCGAGTCTGTGACCGACGAGACGCCCGCTGGCCAGCCGCCCGCAGGGTCTGATGAGGACCTGCCCGGCGAGCCTGTAGGCCCGGAGTGAAAGACCGCTTCCGTGGTTCCGCTGACCTTTCACCCCGTCACCCCGAGGAGGCAGATGATCCACACAACACCGCTTCCCACCTCTGGAATTGCGCACCCAGAGTCTTTCAGCATGATCACATCGGCCACGGCGGGCGGGCCGCGCTGGGGGAACTGGCCGGCAAGGGACAGCGCGGAGTGATCATGCCCTGGGACGGCAGTGGGTGCCATGACCGGCAGACTACAACCGCCGTAATGACGTCAGGTGCGCGCTTCCCACGCAGGGTTTCGAGCCCCTCATCGACATGATCCCGGGGCACAATCGCACCCCGCTCCAGCGTCCGCCGCGCTGGCTCCTGCTGGCCGCAAGTGCCGCATTGTTGATGACCGGGATCTGGCTGGGTGACCTTCTGAACCCGCCGGGGAGTTCAGCCACGGTGGCCAGCATGGCGGTGCAGGCTTCAACGTCTCCAGTGCCGGAAGCCTTCCCGTCGCCACAACAGGCGCCGCAGCCGCCGCCTTCCAGCAGCGCGCCGGCGCCTGTCCAAATGGTGCGCACGGCTGGTCACGTGACCGAGATCCGCCGCAGCCGCCGCGGATTCAGGCAGATCGTGCTGAGGCAGGCCAGTGGCGCGGAAATCACCGTCACGGCCATGCCCTCTCTCGGCGTGCTGGATCCGGCCCCCCGCCTCGGAGACAGCATCGAGGTCAGTGGTCTTCCGGCCACCTACCGTGGACAGCCGCAGGTGAAACTCGAACACCGCCGCGCCATCCGAATCGTCCAGGGGGCCACCGCGTTGACGGTCAGCCAGGCATCGGTTCAGGAGGGGCCAGTGCAGGTGCACGGCACCATCACCTCGCACCGGGAGTACGAAGCGCAGAACGGCACCATGCTGCTGTTCACCCTTGACGGAAGCCTGTCGGGCGTCATGTTCGCCGACGATTGGGCGACCAGCGACCGCGATCAGATCCTGGATCTCGCCGAGCAACAAAGCAGCGTCGTGGTCGAGGGCCAGATGACCACCTACAAGGGCAAGCCATCAATTCAGGCACAGACCATCGTGACCGCCCCATGATCACCCTGGCCATTGCCCTGGTCCTGGGCATCATCCTCGGCACTGTCGCTGGCCTGATGCCCGGCCTGCACAGCAACACGGTCGCGGCCAGCCTGGTGGGCATCGCCTTGGGCCTCCCGGACGAGTGGCGGCTGCCCGCCACGGTGGCCATTGCTGCGGCCGGCGCGGCCAACATCTTCTGGGACCTGATCCCCACCCTTTTCCTCGGCATTCCCGGCAGTCCGATCCAGGCCATGCTGCCCACCCACCGCTTGGTGATGGAAGGCCGGGGCGGTGAAGCGCTGCGCCTTTCCGCCCGAGCCACGGTCTTCGGGGTGCTGTGTGCCATGGCGATCAGTACGCTGCTTCTCCACACGTCCCTCGCCTCATCCTTCGAAAATCAGCTTGAGGGTGTCCTGTTTCCCCTGATGTTGATCGCCACCATCATCTTGCTGATTACCGAGAAGCGCCGTGTGGCGGCCGTGACGCTGTTCACGCTGGCTGGCCTGTTCGGTGTGATCGCCCTGGGCAAACCCATCGTGCCCGGCGGGAGCGATGGGGCGTTTGGGGTGCTGTTGCCGGCCCTCACGGGAATGTTTGGAATGCCAGGACTGCTGAGCGGCCTGAGCGGCGCGGCCACCCTCCGGCCCCGGCAAGATCCGGACGCCCCAGACCTGATGCCTCTGCGCAACGTCATCGCAGTTGGCAGCCTGGGCACGGTTCTGGGCGCTCTCTCAGGGTTCTTGCCGGGCATGGGAAGCGCCAACATCGCAGCGCTCGGGGACACCGCCCGGCGCCCCAGCGAGGGAACCTCTGAGGACCGCCGGTACATCGCGCTCATTTCCGGGTTGCAGGCCGCCGACATGGTGCTGGGCGTGACGGCTTGGTACCTGATCGACAAGGCGCGCTCCGGAATCAGTGTGTCCATCAGCTTGATTGCTGATCCGGCAGATGTGGACGGGCGCCGCGCCATCCTGTTTGCCATCATCCTGTCGGCGGTGGTGAGCTACTTCGCCCTGCGACTCACTTGGCGGGGCACGGTGCGGACCATCGAGCGTTTTGACCAGCGGGGACTGAACTTCGCCCTCGCCTGCGCCCTGATCCTCTTGGTGGCCATGACCACCGGATGGGGCGGCCTCCTGATCCTAGCCATTGGCACGCTGCTGGGCGCCGCTGCGCAGGCCGCTGGCATCCGCCAAGCACAGCTGATGGGCTTCCTGCTCATCCCGGTGCTGCTTTACCTGAGCGGTAACCAGGCCTGGATCGTCAGCTCCCTTGCCCTGGACGCCCGCCTGAGTGTTCCACTACCAACCAGCACAACCCAGATTCTAGGTTTTCTGGGCACCACTGGCGTGATGGGGGTGGTCGCCTATCAGGCCTGGATGGTGGCCACCCGGCGCTGACTACCCTTCAAGACGCATAACGGGCAGCAAAAAGTCAGCTCCTATACGGTGTCTTTCCGATGAAGCCAAGCAGAAGCCGACCCACACCTGATCTGGGGCGCAGCATCTGGCTGGGCTACCTCCGGCCCGTGGACCTGAACATCCTGCGGGCCCTGAATCAGCCGTTCACCGGCACTCTCTACCCTGAACCGCGCGCCCCAGTTCGCCTGAATCATCCAAACACTCACGGAGGGAGGCACGACCTCCCCCCAGCCACTCGCGGCGCAACTGCGCAATCAGTCTTCAATTCAGATTAGGCGAGTTCGACGTATATTCAGAGAATGAACCCGCGCAGCCCATCAGGGGGCCTGGCCCAACAGGCGTCGTGCCCGGTCCAGTGCCTGAACTAATGGGTCCTGGTCACCCCGGTGCCGAAGCCATGGACCGGTCGGCCCTTGCGCGCCTTTCAACGCCTGAAGCCACAGCGTCCCGAGATAGTGCACGAGGACGTGATCCAAATCGTCTGATTGCGGTTCGTCGCTGACAGGTGCGTGTGAGGGCACATCCAGCGGAAAAGCAACATCTTGCTTGACCTCGGACAGGGGGGCAAGTTCGTGTTTCACCTCGGGCCTGTGTTTTTCTGGATGTTCACCGGCAAGTGGCAGATGAACTTCTTGGACCCCCTGAGCACTGCGGTCCTCGTATAGTCGACTCAGCAGTTTGAACCCGTCGCGCACATCCACGGGTTTGGTGCCGCACTGCACCACGGTCCAGGCGCCCAGCCGCCGTTCCTCTACCCCCGTCGCTGAGACGAAGGTCAAGCCCAAAGTGACTTCAGGGTACGCCAAGGGCAACGTGCCCACGTCGGCGTGTGTGAAGTTGTATTCCGCTTCGGGCAACGAGGCCATCTGCAATCGGCCGGCCAGCTCAAGGGCATTCATAGACCCTCTCGGATATCAATGCCACTGAGTTCTCGCAATAATGGCGTCGCTTTTCCCTCTGTAGCCAGGAGATACAACAACTCGCCGCTGCGGGTCATTCCAACATAGAAACGCATCCGCTCACGTTCCATAAGAATGTCCCGCTCCTCACGCTCGGTTTCGGCCCCCAGGGCGCCAAGATGCTCAGCATCCAATCCGACCAGCATCACCACAGGGAACTCCAGGCCTTTGGCAGTATTGATCGTCATCACTTTGACGCTCTCGCGCAGAACGTCCACATCCTCCTGGACCGGATCCCAATGGTCGGTGGGAATGCCTTGTTTGGTGAGGGCGTACGCGTACTCCTGGGCGAGTCCTTCGGTGGTGGCAATCACGGCGATGTCTCGCAGCCGCAGGAGGTTCTCCTCTCGAAACCGCGTGATTTCCTCTATGACAAAGCGTTTAATCAGGTGACTCTCAGCAAAGCGCATCAAAACAGGACGCGGGCCAATGCGCTTCACGGACGTCATATCTATCAACTCACCATGTTCTTTAAGATGCACGTTCCGCGAGGCAAGATCAGCGGCGGTACGGACCACTTCGCGGGTGTTGCGGTAATTGATCTTAAGGGCGTACGAACGTCCCCGGATATCCAAGCCTACCTGCTTCCATGAAAACCCACGGGAGTACAAGCTTTGCGCGGCGTCTCCCAGCACCAGGACGGTTTTGTGCTCAGTGCCTTGACCCCGGGTGAGGCGCTGCAACACCCGCAGTTCCAAGGGCGTCAAGTCCTGCGCTTCGTCGACAACCACGTCATCCACTACTTCCAGTTCCGGATGGTCGAGCAGGAGGCGGTACATGCGCGTAACGACGTCCCCCCAGTCCATCAGGCCGTGTGCCTGCAACTGGGCGTTGTAAGCGCTCAGCACTTCCCAGACTACAGCGCGCGAAAGGGGACTCAGGGCCTGCTTTCGCCCGTACCGCGGCGCCTGACGGTAAGCATCCATGTCCGGAAGCCCAAAACCTTTAATCACCCGCTGAATTTCATCGTAGAAGAATTCTGGAGCGCGCGCGAGCACCGCAGAGTGCCGCTGGGTCCGCACCTCATCAATCGCCTGCCGGATAAACTGCAGTGCCTGATCGCGGTCCACGAGCACATGCTGTACTCCTGCGGCGCCCAGCATGTGCAGCGCCCAGTGCCGGTAATCCTCAATACGCAGGGTGGGCGGCAAGGTGCCAGTCACTTCCTGCACCAGACTGCGAGTGACGCGTTGCAGCACGGGGTTGTAAGTGATGAACAGCACTTGCCGTCCAGCCTGCGCGAGCCGGACAGCACGGTGAATCCCGACGGTCGTTTTTCCACTGCCGGCCACGCCCTTGAGCAGGGTGGCCCCGGTATGAATCCGGTCCACATGGTGTCGTTGTTCGTCGGCCAGCCCCAGCAGAAGGTCCTGGATACTGCCCCGGGTATACGCATCAAGCTGTTCCAAGGACGCTCGTTTAAAAACGCGGAAAGGATCCGTCAGGGGCTCGGAAGGATCCGTCGCGAGCGCCAGAAGCCACTCGTGGGTGCGCAGAGGCAGTCCGGGGAGGCACAAGGCATCATCCAGGGTGGGTGCGTCCCGCAATGCGTGGGCCAACGGCGCCGGCGCCCCCAACAGCCGCAGCTGATGCACGGTAAAGGCCCGCAGGGGAAAATCCGCGCCGCTTTGAGGATGGTTCCATGCGTCGGGCACCTGGAAGTCTACCGGTAGCGATGGGGCCGTGGCCTGCGGTTCAAGTTCCCAGTTCAACAGGTCGTGCGTTCCAATGTCCCGGGCGGTCAGGCGGTCGAAGACACTATGCGGCACCACCCGCAGCAGCATGGGCTCACGGTTGCTCCCCCACCGGAACAGCATGCGCCAATTGTCGTTCACCCGGCAATACCAGGCGTCCATCAGGTCCAGTCGCCGCACCTGCAGGCCGGTGGCCTGTGGGTGCGAGAGAAGCGCTTTAATCGTGCCAATAATGGCCGGTTGCATCGGCTGCGCCGCATTGTGTTTCAGGTCGTCCAGGAAGCGGGGGCTCACAAGCATCGTCATGATTTGACCTCTACCGGTAAAAGCCTGCCAGAGCGTCCAGCAGGGGTTTGAACGCCGCTTC contains the following coding sequences:
- a CDS encoding OB-fold nucleic acid binding domain-containing protein, translating into MIPGHNRTPLQRPPRWLLLAASAALLMTGIWLGDLLNPPGSSATVASMAVQASTSPVPEAFPSPQQAPQPPPSSSAPAPVQMVRTAGHVTEIRRSRRGFRQIVLRQASGAEITVTAMPSLGVLDPAPRLGDSIEVSGLPATYRGQPQVKLEHRRAIRIVQGATALTVSQASVQEGPVQVHGTITSHREYEAQNGTMLLFTLDGSLSGVMFADDWATSDRDQILDLAEQQSSVVVEGQMTTYKGKPSIQAQTIVTAP
- a CDS encoding tripartite tricarboxylate transporter permease, translated to MITLAIALVLGIILGTVAGLMPGLHSNTVAASLVGIALGLPDEWRLPATVAIAAAGAANIFWDLIPTLFLGIPGSPIQAMLPTHRLVMEGRGGEALRLSARATVFGVLCAMAISTLLLHTSLASSFENQLEGVLFPLMLIATIILLITEKRRVAAVTLFTLAGLFGVIALGKPIVPGGSDGAFGVLLPALTGMFGMPGLLSGLSGAATLRPRQDPDAPDLMPLRNVIAVGSLGTVLGALSGFLPGMGSANIAALGDTARRPSEGTSEDRRYIALISGLQAADMVLGVTAWYLIDKARSGISVSISLIADPADVDGRRAILFAIILSAVVSYFALRLTWRGTVRTIERFDQRGLNFALACALILLVAMTTGWGGLLILAIGTLLGAAAQAAGIRQAQLMGFLLIPVLLYLSGNQAWIVSSLALDARLSVPLPTSTTQILGFLGTTGVMGVVAYQAWMVATRR
- a CDS encoding 3'-5' exonuclease, with protein sequence MTMLVSPRFLDDLKHNAAQPMQPAIIGTIKALLSHPQATGLQVRRLDLMDAWYCRVNDNWRMLFRWGSNREPMLLRVVPHSVFDRLTARDIGTHDLLNWELEPQATAPSLPVDFQVPDAWNHPQSGADFPLRAFTVHQLRLLGAPAPLAHALRDAPTLDDALCLPGLPLRTHEWLLALATDPSEPLTDPFRVFKRASLEQLDAYTRGSIQDLLLGLADEQRHHVDRIHTGATLLKGVAGSGKTTVGIHRAVRLAQAGRQVLFITYNPVLQRVTRSLVQEVTGTLPPTLRIEDYRHWALHMLGAAGVQHVLVDRDQALQFIRQAIDEVRTQRHSAVLARAPEFFYDEIQRVIKGFGLPDMDAYRQAPRYGRKQALSPLSRAVVWEVLSAYNAQLQAHGLMDWGDVVTRMYRLLLDHPELEVVDDVVVDEAQDLTPLELRVLQRLTRGQGTEHKTVLVLGDAAQSLYSRGFSWKQVGLDIRGRSYALKINYRNTREVVRTAADLASRNVHLKEHGELIDMTSVKRIGPRPVLMRFAESHLIKRFVIEEITRFREENLLRLRDIAVIATTEGLAQEYAYALTKQGIPTDHWDPVQEDVDVLRESVKVMTINTAKGLEFPVVMLVGLDAEHLGALGAETEREERDILMERERMRFYVGMTRSGELLYLLATEGKATPLLRELSGIDIREGL